The Ursus arctos isolate Adak ecotype North America chromosome X, UrsArc2.0, whole genome shotgun sequence genome includes the window CACACCCCTGTATAATCACCTCCCATTGAATGCAGGAGGCACCTGTGAATATGATGGGATATCACTCCCTTGATTAAGTTATATTATGTAGCACAGCTAACTTTAAGGAAGGGACATTATCCTTGGTGGACTGGACCTAATTAGGTGGGCCCTCAAAAGGGGCAAGTTTCCTTCTTCATGGACAAAGAGATTCAGGGGCTGGGGATTCTACATAAGGGAGAGTCTCCACTGATGGCTCTGAAAATGGAGAGGGCCAAATGGCAAGGAATGCAGTCAATTTCTAGGAGCCAAGAGTGGCCCCTGTCTGACAGCTAGCAAAGAAACAGAGAGCTCAGCCCTACAGTGACAGGTTAACTTGATTCTTCCAACAACGGAATCTTGCAAGTAGACCCTTCCCAAGAGCCTCCTGATAAGAATGCATCCCAGCAACAAGACACCTTGAGAGTGAGGACCCGAGCAGAGAACACAAATGAGTTGCATCTACACTACTGACCAACAGAAATGTGAGATAATAGATGGTTTGacataatttgttatgcagcaatgaAAAACTAGGGTAGTGGGTATCTCAAAGGATGGATCAAGACTGATTTTTAGAACTTTCTCAAAGTTTCAATccaagaaatatttctaaacaaCTAGTAATTTGTGAAACTTACAAAGTATTTTCTCacatatacttttatttcatCATCCTGCCATTTCAGTAAAAAGAATATCCTTATTCTctactctaaatttttttttttagattttgtttatttatttgacagagagagacacagccagcgagagagggaacacaagcagggggagtaggagaggaagaagcaggctcccagcagaggagccccatgtggggctcgatcccagaactccaggatcacaccccgagccgaaggcagacgcttaacgactgagccacccaggcaccccctaaatttttttttaaagattttatttatttatttgacagagatagagatagccagcgagagagggaacacaagcagggagagtgggagaggaagaagcaggctcatagcggaggagcctgatgtggggctcgatcccataacgccgggatcacgccctgagccgaaggcagacgcttaaccgctgtgccacccaggcgccccccctaaattttttttaacataatctcATATAGGGTAATTTTATTGCTCAAGATTACAAAGGCAGACAGTGGAATGATGCCTGGAATTTAAAACAAGGCCAGGTATAATTATGTATTACTGCTCTTAGTGTGTGAGGACAGGATCAGTATTAAACACTGAAGACTGACCAGGACTGAGGCTAGGGTGAGACAAGTGAGGCATTGACCTTGAACTAGAAATTTAAGGTCAGGGGCAGAACAAACCAtctcagtaatcaagataaattaTGCTTTCATTcaatattaaacaaaacaaagttaatGCCAAAAATCCATGATGAGAAAATACcacacttttaaataaagacaCCATCCATGGCCTGAAAACAAGTGAGGCACAGACTGTAGGGGTCATGCGAGTGCAGGGTCAAATCCCACCtctttaaaactttaatattttattccgCACTCCCCTCACCTTAATCCTGGTCCTGACTCAGTAACATGTACCCTTGACACTTCCTTGTCTTCTAGTTACTAGGAAGTATTAACATACTATCTTATTTCTGAAGTTTATTCagaaactttctattttattttatttgagagagtgagagagagatcacgagcggggggggggagggtagagggagaaagagactccctgctgagcagggagccagatgtgggactcgatcccagaaacctgggatctgacctgagccaaaggcagccgcccaaactgctgagccacccaggtgcccctattcagAAACTTTCTACTCAGTTATTTTGGTTGCTTGGCAAGTGGCAAAGTTATGTGCTCAAAAATAGTTCtccttatcaaactcaacacccaaaaaacaaataatccagtgaagaaatgggcagaagacatgaaaagacatttttccaaagaagacatccagatggccaacagacacatgaacaatgCTCCacagcactcatcatcaggggatacaaatcaaaactatgatgagataccacctcacacctgtcagaatggctaaaatcaacaacacaggaaacaacaggtgttggtgaggatgtggagaaatgggaaccctcttacaccattggtgggaaggcaaactggtacagccactctggaaaacagtatggaggttcctcagaaagttaaaaatagaactaccctatgatccagcaattgcactactaggtatttacccaaaggatacaaaattacagatttgaaggggtacatgcaccctgatgtttatagcagcattatcaacaatagccaaactgtggagagagcccaaatgtccatcaactgatgaatggataaagtagatgtggaatattactcagccatcaaaaagaatgaaaccttgccatttgcaatgatgtggatggagctagagtgtattatgctaagtgaaataagtcagagaaaaacttataccacatgatctcactcatacgtggaatttaagaaagaaaacagatgaacatacgggaagggggaaaagaaaaaaaggagagagcaaaacaaaccataagagactctaaatgatagagaacaaactaagggttgatggagggaggacGGGGGGGATGGGCtcgatgggtgatggggattaaagagggcacctgttgtgatgagtgctggatgttgtatgtaagtgatgaatcactgaattctactccagaaaccaatacagcactgtatgttcactaactaaaacttaaattaaaaacaaaccaaaacccccCACAAAATAGCGTTCCTGGCTATGTTAATCTGAGCATGGTGTCACAGGTATTGTGCTCACCAAAGACAGTGCATCCATTCTTCTGAATAAGCCTGGATCACTAACAGATATGTCCTGTGTCTCCTAAACATTGTTATCTTGGCTGGAGTTGATGTCTAAGAGAATGAGGCATGGGGATGAGGAAGCCTTCAGAAATTCAGTCCTTCACTGGCAGTGTAGCCATTGAAATGGCTGAAATGGTATTGGAGGCAGCAGGTTTAAGAGGGGACGGTTTGTCTAAGTTGGACTGGAGCAGAAGGTAAAGGTGAACAAGGTCTTCAGCCACTGAAAGCTAAAACTGTCATCAGAGGCCAAATCATTCTAGGTAACTTCTGCTTGAGAACGTGTTGTTACATCGTTCACAGAGGAGCAGGATGGGTGAAGGCACACGGGGATACAGTTCTAACAACTGAATGGTGACAAACCTGGTTTTATAACCTGACTCCTTATCCATAGTTTTCAGTGTCTTTGCTCAACAACATTTTGTATTGCCAGGCTAATTAAACTAGAAACATGTCTAAAAAATGACCTACTCAAGAAGTAAGTATTCATTCAAAAATCCAAGTATTTAATTTACTAACAAGTAAAATGAGAAGTTggaaaatctttaataaattgaGAGTACATGTTAGCATATTTATTCAAACAAGTCAGATATTTCTGCATTGGCTACATTAATGAATAAAGTCCTGAGTCTATTAGGACAGCCCTATATTGAATAAATTTGTGACCCCAGAGAGGGAGTactcaattttatcttttatgtacATGCATACAAGCTAAGATAGTAATAACACTCAAACTAGTTGCCATGTCCACAttagaatttataaagaaaaaaaactcaactGGCATACTGGTTGGTTAGCTGTATAGAAAGAACATAGAAAGTATATTCCTTCAAAGAAAACTGGCTTTGAATAAATTAtagtaaaattttctattttccgAAATTATAGCTATCTGTAGGCACAAATAATATGTCATGTGACAAAGACTAGGGCCTGAACATGGATTATTCCAATGCTGctcattaataattattattaatggaTGAATTATTCATCCAGTTACTAACTGATTTAGTTCTCCAGCgagatttttttgttatttaaaattacaaaaaattcaATTCCGAGCTAGAGTTTACTGATATTGattagacaaaaaaataaataaataaatctagctttctttatctatctatatatctagcTCTCTAGGCAGTAAAATGGGGCAACTGTAAGTCTTACGtcaagaaaacagaatggaaggtAACAGAAGGTTCTACCTATAGATATATTTCAGCTAATAACCTCAGAAAAATGACAGAACTCCAGAATTACAATTCAGCAGCCCCTAATGAATTAATGGGTGACACTGATGATCCTCAGTGATTGCCAACATTACcacaaaggaaacaacagatgttatGTGTCTCCTGATGGAATTAACACAATGTCACTTCAGGAGTAATTCTGCCAACAAagagacaaataagtaaataaaccttaATCTGAACAAGCTTCGTATAACTACTGAAGATAAATGATACTGAGCATCAGGTATATTGAGTTATTTTATCCTTTGTAATGTATGTGATGGagaattttctataataaaactatttaattataaatatgtctTTAAATTTGAAAACCCAAGTAAAATGGAAGCATTTTTAGCAAAACAGAAATCACTAAATAGgttcataaaaaaatataaaacttttattgaaCAACAGCACCTGAAACTGTAGTCCTGATGTATTTTCAGGGCAAATTTTGCCCTCAAACTGTACCAGGATCAGCCAGGTTGAAAGGTCATTACACCAAATGATGAAGGAAAAGCTAGTCAGCACATTAAGTAAGCTCTTACAAGCCATATACGAAGATGGGAAATTACTCAAACACTTTAACAGGCTAACTGTCCTTGATACAAAGACCAGATAAGTATgccccaagaaaaaaatatttgagtcaaGCTCACTCATAGACATATTCTAAATGAATTCATAGCATGTCCGGTACAGCTGCGAATTAATGCAGAAAGAGGCTGTGTCCAAGGAATGCAAAGATCATATGACATTAGAAAAAACTGTGAATTGGAATTTGCTACGTTAACAGAACAGAAAGCATTTTATCATGTTctgaaagtaaagggaaaaaCTTTTGATAAAAATCCGTCACCAGTTCATACTAGTAACTGTTAGTTAGCAAACGTATAATAGAATAGAACTTCCGTATTCTAAAATCAACAGCACACATACGTAAGTGTGATCTGTTAAAACATTCCCACCAAAGTCAGAACTGGACATGGAGGTGTGGTACCATTTCTACTGTTCAAACCCGGACTGGTTTGCATAGCCAGCATAGAGCCATACATAGgaataccaaaataaaatttatggatTGTGAAAAGAGATAATAAGATCCCCTAATTAATAACTCCAAAGAAATTGGCTGTCAAATACTCAAATTTATAAGGAACTTCGGGAGACTGATATAGAGCACTACAGCAAAATCAGAAGTCTAGCCACACACAATAAATAACAGAATGTATCATGGAAAATATACCATTCAAAACAGTAGCAATATCCAAAATACACCTAAAAAAGAAACCCTAAGAAATATGTACATGAGCTTAATGGaagcaaatataaaagaaagttaCTAATAGACTTGGGTCAAAGAAGTCTCAAATAGAGCAATAATACACCACGCTCATTTAAAGTGAGCAGAATATTGTACAGATGTCAATTCTCCTTAAATTATTTACAGATTTCTGCCTTACCTGATGGATTTGGCTTCGGGTCAGCAGAAGAGACACAGCCCAGCACCAACAAGGAGTCAAGGTATGACACTGAGTGAGGACTGAGGGGAGAACCCACCCAAAAAGAAAGGGCAACAGAGAGGTTCCCGCCCCGgtcagtcttggaaggtcctaGTTATGGCTGCTCGGCTCTGCACCCGCCTTACTTCCTACTGGGGTTCTGAGGGAAATGAAAGCCTTGGTCTGATGTGAGCTAACTTCACCAGAGGAAGAAGTCCCAGGCCCTGCCTGTCAGGAGTTTGGAAGGACCCCTATTTGACTTCCGCATAATTCCTCCACTACCAGTCCCCCAGAACCCCACGTGAGCTTTTATGCTGGGAAGCCCAGGTGGGCGTGGCCGGAAGTGCTCACCCTGACTTCCGTTACATGCGCAGCGGAGCCTGAGTCCTCGGTGGGAGAGGTGTAGAGGTGTGGTCTCATGCCAGCAAAGGGAGGGGACCCAGGACTGGACAGGTGTCAAGGTGAGTAACTTGCTAGACCTGAAGGGATGCACTCCTTTCAGAACCGAGGTGGCCCAAAGAGCCCGGCCCTCCTCTGGcatgccccgcccccaccctgaaCTCGTGCCTGAAGCGTGGCTGTTAGGCTTAACGCCCCCTCAGTTCCGCCGTGGGCATTCGTGGGATGGGAGGTCTTTGTCTGAAGGGGCAGGGTCAAGTCAGCagagggaggtttcaaaagaccGATCCGGAGTCAAGTTTAGCATTCTGAGTTAGAACTGAGGTGACAAGCCCCCGCAGAAAAGAGGAGGTGCGTGGAGTCCTGCTCACCCCTGTTTTGTGGGTTCCTAAAACAGTACCCttaagggaagaagcagaggcaCCTTTTCTGGAGCCCAAGTAGAATATCCTGATCGAGGCTATGCACACCATCTCTTCTTCCGTATTCTAGGGTGACCTCTTCGTCCTCCTAACCACTTGCACTCCTGCCTGCTGGCCCTGACCAGAGTCACCATGCCTAGAGGTCAGAAGAGTAAGCTCCGTGCCCGTGAGAAACGCCGCCAGGCCCGCAGTGAGACCCAGGCTCTGGAGGCTGCTCAGGCTACGGGAGAGTCCTCCTCCGCCGCCTGTCCCCCCTCTGGGGGTAGACGTGCTGCGACTCCTCGCCGTCCTCAGGGAAGCCCATCTTCCGTGAGTGCTGATGCAGCTCTTTCATGCACCGATTCAGATGAAGGTGCCAGAAGCCAAGATGAGGGGAGCCCCAGCTCGTCTAACGGCGCTGAGGTCTTACGCAGAGACCCACTAAACAAGAAGGTAGTTTTGTTGGTGCAGTTCCTGCTGCAGAAGTATAAGAAGAGAGAGCCAATTACGAAGGCAGACATGCTGAAGTTTGTCATCAAGAGGTACAAGTATCATTTCAATGAGATCCTCAAGAGAGCCTCTGAGCACATGGAGCTGGCCTTCGGTGTTGATTTGAAGGAAGTGGATCCCGTGCGGCACTGCTACACCCTCGTCAACAAACTAGACCTCACCTTCGACGGCACGATGCATGAAGAAGAGAACATGCCCAAGACCGGCCTGCTGATGATCGTGCTGGGCGTGATCTTCATGAAAGGCAGCTGCGCCCCCGAGGAGGAGGTCTGGGAAGTGCTGAATATGATGGGCGTCTATGCTGAAAGGAAGCACTTCATCTATGGGGAGCCCAAGAAGGTCATCACGCAAGATCTGGTGCAGCTGAAGTACCTGGAGTACCGCCAGGCGCCCGGCAGCGAGCCCCCACGCTTCGAGTTCCTGTGGGGCCCGCGAGCCTACGCCGAGACCAGCAAGATGAGAGTCCTGGAGTTTTTGGCCAAGATTCATGATACCGTCCCCAGTGCCTTCCCGTCGTGGTATGAAGAGGCTCTGAAAGATGAGGAAGAgcgagcccgagcccgagccgCAGCCAGAGCTCGGACCGCCGCCATGGCCAGTGCGCGTGCCCGGGCCTTGGCCGGCAGCTTCTCCCAGTCTAAGTGAAGTCTGTGCCGGTTGAACAGGTGCATCGCTGTTCTGAccgcggaggggcggggcggggcggggctggagAGGCGTGTGTCGTCTTTGTGTTCCTCTTGTGTATTGGTAACGCggaatttcacctttttttttttttttttaggttttatatcAAATGTTGAAGTTTGAAGCAgattgttttctttgtggaaggACCAAGCAGTCAACGTTCTAAGTAATAGATGGCGAGGGTGGATCTGGAAGGAACACAGTGGATATCATCTTTGTGTTCCTGTTATATCTCATAAATGtagaggttttttttccttttcttttttcttctctcttccttctgctttctttttctttttgttatatttCAAATGTTACTTCTTTAACAAAGTTTACATAATTTTCCAGTCTAAATTTATTAATGATTTTGGTTGTTTATTGCTACTTAATAGGTTTAAGATTAGGAGTTTTATTATTTAGTAAAACAAATTGGGAAACCTTTCATAGTAACCAAAACAGAGCAATAAAAATGGCATTGTAACAGGCATTCCCTTGGAAATGCGAAAAAATTTAGCAGTTAAATTACTGGCATCAAAAAATGGAggggaaagaagtaaaagaggTTCCAGTCTTGGTTTCCCCTATATATTTTAGTCTGTTCTGTAAGGATAGAAGATGCATACACGGATTTGTTTGGCTTATTAAAGAATGGAGGAGAAATAAAGTGTTTAAATACTAGAATTCATGCTTGCTGgctcatttattttccaaatactaATTGAGCGTCTGTTCTGTAAAAGTCAGTGTTAGAAAAGGGGAAGCTGGGATGTAAAACTCTCCTGGCCTTAGACTGTGCAGTCCAGGAACAGTAATCATATAAAGAAGATGGTGAAGGACCGTTTAAGACCTCAAGGACCAATAAGGAGGAAAGAGgtaaggaggcagggagagggttgggagaggtggggcagggagggtgtctGGCTGAACAATAAGATATAAATTCCCTGAAGAAAGGCAGTTTGGGATTTTTAGGAAACTATGAGTAGCTCAGTGGGATAGACTGTTAGTTTAAGCTGCATGGTGGGCCACATGGGGCTGTGGGACTGGCGAGCAGAGGCCAGACAGACAGATGGTTTCTCGGTGTTGAAGGACATGAAATGCCAAGTGGAATGCAAACCTGCTCTTACATTATTTTGGTATAGTCAGTACACCAGAGGAAGACCTCCTCCACAGGCAGAAATGGAAGGTATCCTGTGTTCTTGTTCAAGGGCAGTTGGGCGAAGAGCACAATCTCGTCATTTTAGGCATAGCATCTTCAGGGACTGCCGAGCAAGGGCGCTACTCCTTTAAGGTAGGGTGCTGCGAGGTTACTGTGTCGGCTTTCTTTGCTCTGAACTGGGTGGGCAACCAGGTCCCAATGCATTTAAAGGGCATTTTAATTAGATTATCATGAGTGTAATTTTGCCAATTCTAAGGGAGGATTGAATTGGTGGTGGTGAAATGAGTGAAAATAGGGGTGGTTTGGAGGAAAGGCACTTGGGAAGGGCTTGGTCCTTGACACATTCTGGGACATCTGAGTTGCCTCTGGCTGGGGGAGACTCTTCCACACCCCAGTTAAGTAACTTATCCTGAACTGGGGAAAACTTTCTTTAGTTTTACTTGCTAAGCAGCATTATGCGTTAATTTGGTGTTATTTGTCCTAGAAAGCTGCATATTCTGTGATACCtcctgaataaaaaaataaaaaaagaagtaaataaatctccCCAGAGGGAAGGATGGTATTGTCtgcaggtaaaagaaaaaaaaaaatcaaatcctatGATAACTAGGATTCACTGAAGACCTACTACTTTCCAGTTACTCTGCCAAGTGCCTCGCACCCACTGCTTTTATTCCAGTAGTCCCACAGGTGGGGCTTACCAGACATACTTTGCAGCTGAAGAACTTGTAATTTTCTCAAGTTCACATGGctggtaagtggcaaagccaggacttgATCCCTGGTTGTATTTGACTGGGGCCCACACCTTTCCATTCCTCCAGCCTGGGGCGACTTTCTGTCTCTTCATGTTCCATTCTTCTCACTGGTCCAAGGTGTACCACAGGTCATTAAAAACTCAGGTGCTCTAGCCACAGTGCTAAAAGCAGTCCTGATGAAGGAAGGTGATATGAGAATAAGGCATGATTTGGGGGTTATCTGTGGGCTTTGTTTAGTGAGGCTCCTCTTGTCCCAGCACTTGCCTGCATTACAACCCTTGTCTCCTGTGTGTTCCTCAGTGTGCCCTCCTGTCCGAATTGGAACCTCCTTTGCTGACCACTGTGTCTGCTGGAGGCTGCACCCCGCTTCTTGTGATAAAGACAGTCTGGAATCACCTGCCGTTCCCTTAAAGCCTTCCACCTCTCTGCAGGTGGACCTCGGAGGTCCCATCCCTCAGTGGAACCATAGACAGTGAAGTTTAGATCCCGGCTTACCACAGcatccctccccccatccctacAACAGTCTCGAAGTGTATTGCAAATGAACGGGGGGTTAGAGTCTTACTTACAGAATATGCTGGTTCTTGGGATGTCACCGAAGTTAGATAGGGGGTTTTGTAAACAGCACAGATGCTGTGAGTAGGATTTTGCAGGAGTGTGGTGTTTGAGACTGGCCACTGAACACATACACCAGTGACTGAGCTTACACAGATGGTCAGTAATGAAAGCCTCCCTTGTAATTTGTTCACCGTAGAAATCCCTGTGCAGCAAACATCTACTAAGGCTGAATTCCTCAGAACCCAGAGTTtttctaagggggaaaaaaaagggttTCTTGACAGACATACTGTCTTGGAACAGCAATGGCTAAAATAATTTGCCATCCTGCTGCTGCATCTTATCTCAGTACCTGCCCCAGAGGAAAATGCTGGTTTGCCTTTGGGCCTAATGGCATCTGTCAAAGTGTCCTGCACGTTCAGTCATGCCAGGGATGGCCCAGTCTCACAAGTTTTGACCATGCTTCCATAGAGGGAGACCATTCTCATCCTATAGAGATTCTAGAATTCATCTAAGAGGTGAGCACAGGAAGGTGCCATTGAGTGCAAAAGGTgagccctcctttttttttttttttttaaagattttttttttttttttttttttttttttttaatttatgtgacagagagacagccagggagagagggaacacagcaggagagtgagagaggaagaagcaggctcccagcggaggagcctgatgtgggactcgatcccggaacgccgggatcacgccctgagccgaaggcagacgctttaacgactgcgctacccaggcgcccctaaaaggtGAGCCCTccttactgagattttacaggacgcttttgaaaatgaaatgtgaTCCAGTCTTTGAAAGCACCAGCCACATAGCAGGATTggaaaaagatggaagaattGCAAGGCAAACTGGCCTCCTTAGAAACTCCAGGAAGAGGGCTGTTTTCATAACAAATTCTAATAGTTGCTCTCTGTCGAGCACCTACCATGTTACAATTTATGGGAGAGGCTGCAAGTGCTCATGGACGTCAtgtcttggtcttcttcctgggCTCACGGGGAGACTACATTCCCACCTTACTTAGGAAGGGTCATGCGACTACCGTGGACAGTGAAACAAGAACAGACACAGTGTTTGTCACCTCCAAGGTTTCTGAGAGCCAGTAGGCCTCCTCcatgctttctgttctgttcagcAGCAAACCCGGAGACCCTTGTTGTGAAGTGGAGCCATTTGATGGGAGTTGCCTGGACCCCTGGGTCATCTGACGGAGGAGGCCCCCTGCCAACTCACATCGGACTATGTGTATGACAAACAAACGTTTGTTGTTTTGAGCCTTGGCAGGTTTGCTGTTGGATTAGCCATCAGTCACTCTATCTGATTACTACACAGCTACTATCTTTGTGGTGagatgtatttaaatattttaataacgaAGGTTCTTGTAAAAACTTCGAACAGTACACATTAATTACAATCTCCCCTTTCCCCAAAGTTCAGCCCCATCCTCAGAGGTAATCACAATGAACAATGTGGTGTGTGTTGTTTTAAAGCTGACCTGAGGCTTTTTCTTATGTAGATGtgctataaaaatatatt containing:
- the LOC113242191 gene encoding melanoma-associated antigen B18-like, with amino-acid sequence MPRGQKSKLRAREKRRQARSETQALEAAQATGESSSAACPPSGGRRAATPRRPQGSPSSVSADAALSCTDSDEGARSQDEGSPSSSNGAEVLRRDPLNKKVVLLVQFLLQKYKKREPITKADMLKFVIKRYKYHFNEILKRASEHMELAFGVDLKEVDPVRHCYTLVNKLDLTFDGTMHEEENMPKTGLLMIVLGVIFMKGSCAPEEEVWEVLNMMGVYAERKHFIYGEPKKVITQDLVQLKYLEYRQAPGSEPPRFEFLWGPRAYAETSKMRVLEFLAKIHDTVPSAFPSWYEEALKDEEERARARAAARARTAAMASARARALAGSFSQSK